One stretch of Oncorhynchus masou masou isolate Uvic2021 chromosome 9, UVic_Omas_1.1, whole genome shotgun sequence DNA includes these proteins:
- the LOC135545283 gene encoding prolyl 4-hydroxylase subunit alpha-3-like → MQYYFKSIYSVCIIINMILIPLSFGEMYTSLLNVKQAIIVERQLIDHLESYIEHESERLEDIKRFYAKVSELHSEVYNGPSAAMANPLVAFTLIKRLQSEWINLIYSDEAQENTQAFRSGYEEVEEEGSLPKLEDLQGAANGLMRLQDVYALQVGGLVRGHFQRITNGNPIDIYSPTISVPLSGDDCFLVGKVAYELEDYYHSVQWLEESVRLFRGAGGGWSPENEGTLEDALDHLAFSHFKTGNISYALSLSHELLNHDPMNRRVLKNVEKYERLLVDNPPLLSADTGLKRPNTTYLRTRNTYERLCRTQGTPPMRYENPRLFCDYFNNDSPGLLLQPIRREVLSLQPYVVLYHSFITGSEAERIKDLAQTGLRRSVVASGEEQATAEYRISKSAWLKDTAHPIIGRLDQRITWLTSLNVQPPYAEYLQVVNYGIGGHYEPHFDHATSASSPLFRLNTGNRVATFMIYLSSVDAGGSTAFIHANFSVPVVENAALFWWNLHRNGQGDGDTLHAGCPVLVGDKWVANKWIHEYGQEFQRRCSPNPEE, encoded by the exons ATGCAATATTATTTCAAATCCATTTACTCAGTCTGTATTATAATCAATATGATTTTGATTCCATTATCTTTTGGTGAGATGTATACGTCATTATTGAACGTCAAACAAGCCATCATTGTTGAAAGACAACTTATTGATCATTTAGAATCTTATATTGAACACGAATCGGAGAGACTTGAAGACATCAAAAG GTTTTATGCAAAGGTGTCAGAATTGCACAGTGAGGTGTACAATGGACCATCAGCTGCTATGGCAAACCCCTTGGTGGCGTTTACTCTTATCAAGCGCTTGCAGTCCGAGTGGATTAATCTGATCTACAGTGATGAAGCGCAAGAGAACACCCAAG CCTTCAGGTCCGGTTacgaggaggtagaggaggagggaagctTGCCAAAACTGGAGGACCTTCAGGGGGCGGCCAATGGGTTGATGAGACTGCAGGATGTGTATGCCCTTCAAGTGGGGGGACTTGTGAGAGGTCACTTCCAGAGGATCACTAACGGCAACCCCATTGACATCTACAGTCCCACAATATCTGTTCCTCTTTCTGGGGATGACTGCTTCCTGGTTGGAAAG GTTGCCTATGAGCTGGAGGACTACTACCACTCAGTGCAGTGGCTGGAGGAGTCAGTGCGTCTGTTCCGAGGGGCGGGGGGGGGATGGAGTCCAGAGAATGAGGGAACTCTGGAAGATGCTCTGGATCACTTGGCCTTCTCTCACTTCAAG ACAGGAAACATCTCCTATGCACTGAGTCTCTCTCATGAGTTGTTGAACCATG ATCCCATGAACAGGAGAGTTTTGAAGAATGTAGAGAAGTATGAGCGACTACTTGTTGACAATCCACCATTACTGAGCGCTGACACTGGGTTGAAGAGGCCTAACACCACCTATCTACGGACAAGGAACACCTACGAGAGACTGTGTCGGACACAAGGCACTCCG CCAATGCGTTATGAAAACCCCCGGCTGTTCTGTGACTATTTCAACAATGACAGTCCTGGGCTACTACTGCAGCCAATCAGACGTGAGGTGCTGAGCCTGCAGCCATATGTGGTCCTCTACCACAGCTTCATCACTGGCTCAGAGGCAGAGCGCATCAAGGACCTCGCCCAGACAGGG TTAAGGAGATCTGTGGTGGCATCTGGAGAGGAACAGGCTACTGCAGAGTATCGCATCAGCAAGAG TGCATGGCTAAAGGACACAGCCCACCCTATCATTGGGAGGCTGGACCAGAGAATCACCTGGCTCACAAGTCTCAATGTGCAGCCTCCGTATGCAGAGTACCTCCAAGTGGTGAACTATGGGATTGGAGGACACTATGAACCTCATTTTGACCATGCAACT TCAGCATCAAGCCCCCTTTTTAGGCTCAACACTGGGAATCGAGTGGCAACCTTCATGATATAC CTCAGCTCTGTGGACGCAGGTGGGTCCACAGCCTTCATCCATGCTAACTTTAGCGTTCCTGTTGTGGAG AATGCTGCCCTATTCTGGTGGAACCTCCATAGGAACGGCCAAGGAGATGGGGACACTCTGCATGCTGGCTGCCCTGTGCTTGTTGGGGACAAATGGG TGGCTAACAAATGGATCCATGAGTACGGCCAGGAGTTCCAGAGACGCTGCAGCCCCAATCctgaggagtga